The Limanda limanda chromosome 21, fLimLim1.1, whole genome shotgun sequence genome contains the following window.
ttaggTTGATTAGAAGTGATGCAGATGTTTCAActcaggttagggttaggcaacgCTGCAAAAGATGGATTTTAATGGTTAGTTCTGTCACATTTTAGTACACATATCTTAAAAGTGAGACCCAGTCAGTGCAGAGAAGAGTTTGAAACTAAGTTCAAAGCATAAACTCGGGAGATAACATAATTATTTAGACTCTAAATTTCATTTAttggattttatttcttttagttTATTTGAGCAGCGTCTCTGATCTTCACATATTGTGAGATGTGTGATAACGTTGTTGCTGTTTCTCTTCACAGTCTCTTCATTGTATGAATACCGTTTTTACCGTTATTGTTTGGTACATTTCCAGTAAATTATTAATCAAAACTGTCAGAAAACAATGGATAAATTCCAAAATCATCATTTCACCTTGAAAACATCAGCAGGTTGAATCTTCAAGCTCTGAAGATTCAGCTCAGactggaaaagaaacaaaagaattTTAAAAAGGTCAGTTGAGTCGATCGGTGTTAACACGGTGAAATGTTCTATTCTCTTTCTGAAGCTGAAGCTCGGcacagttgtgtgtctgcaccaaaccaggagGTTTTGTTGCATAATGGATGAATTGTTATGTTGCATCTGCATTTCAGCTTGTGCAGCGTCAGGGAACAAAGATCACACTCACAGAATTCATGTTCCCCGAGCAGCCGAGTGCACAAGACGACAAGGTTACAAACACAGCCACGGCCAACGCAACCATCTGGGGACAACAACAGTTAAACAATATGAGACGACAATTACACACTTTCTCATTCAAATTACACTTCTGTGTTTAATTGTCTTCTTAAAGAAACAATGCATTTATGACCttctgattttattattattagtattataacAATTATTTGACATGAGGTTTGAATTATTTCAGcaaaaagtttgtgtttttgttcgtATAAGAAAACACCTATATAATATCTCCATGTATTATCTATGAACTAGTAAAGTAAAAGGAGAATATAAAGGAATCCTGAATAATGAATGGATTTAATTCTTCTGGATCGTTAACTCAGTTATGTTTGTTCTGGGAATTCAgtgaatttatatttaaacaaaagTTATGAACTTAAAAGTTGTGAAAATAAGGTAGAATATTATTTCTAGGATacaacaaaataacatttttatatattattctcaacaataacgattttgtgcatttgtgtttatcatttttcaaaaatcttACTCAGTGTCGACAATTGTATGACTTATTTAAAATGACAGTTATGATGCATTTTCAATTGTTTGCTACATTTAACAAATACCAGTAATTCATGTGCTGCTGAGATTATGTAATAAAAGTAAATGTACCTTTATCTCTATGTGATCACCAGCTTGTGTGTGATAAGAAGTTCAGAACAAGGACACGTGtgaactgaaagaaaaacaaatctttacATTTCAAATATCTTTTCCAAACACATCAGCAGATAAGAAATAAATGCTCACGTTTAACTCTTACCTCTTCATGTCGGCGTGATAAGAAACTGCGCCGCCGTCCGACCGTGACCTTAAGTAGAGGACGCAGTGATGCACCAATAAAAAGAGGAAACTACAAACTTCAGTTTGACGCCGGCGTTCCCGCTCGGGCCGAGTGTGACTTTTCTCAAGACGACTCGCTGACGCACACGGTAAATTAATGGTCTGTTGGCAGTTTTGCAGTTTGTTTGGTCAGCGGTGAAACTTTTCATTTGTGCAGCTTCTTCACAACGTCCTGAGACGAAGTGTGAAAAGAAACATTAATTTGTTAGGAGGTAAACATCGAAGACAAGTCCAGAGGAAATCGCATCAATATAATTAATAGTAGTTATGGAGCACGTCTTGTTCTACATTCTGACCGCGTTGATGATGGATGGAACATTTACTGTTTATTGTGGAACATAACAAATCCACCTTTAACATATCTAGACTAACTTCAGactgtgtctccacttccaccctctgtccagaaatgaagctgaagTCTCCCAGGTACGGACGCCGCCATCTTgcactgatgatgtcattctGCACCAAAGCGAGCAGAGGAAGTAGTCGCGATTTTCTGGGTCAAATGCTCGGCCAACTGCTTTTATATTATCAAATAACAAGACATctatgagctatactgcagccaaccaccagggggcgaacaatgtgctttggcttcacttctgaggAGCAGTCACGTCGTCtatctttatttaaactctCTGATTTAATCATTCAGATACTAAAAGAAAAGATGTTCAGAGTGATGTGGGTTTGGGTCATCTCAAGTTAGGGTGTATATAGCGCCCCCCTCAGGTCACTTTTACCCTTTCTACTGTAGCAACACACTGCAAGAAGAAATGTTGTTgtgaatttttttattgtttgtatttacagtatttacaaTCGTTTCAGTCACAaatgtgtagctataaaaataACCTTTCACATACTGTATGATTAagataaatataatacaaaagaaaacacatccgCACTTTGTCCTCGTATGACCCAGCGTCTCAAACCCTCAGAGACTTTCTCCATCAGACTCCAACCTCCTGTGGTTCAACAGCCTGAAGTGGAATCAGCTGAAGAGCAGAGAGAACCTGGGCCcttcactgctgcagctgctattatataataattaatgCTAATTAATGCACGGAAGACTTATTACATTCATCCTTGTccgggaaaaaaaaagaactaatACTAAGATAACTCTGTATCTTATCACTCAGTGGGAACACTGGTTACCATggttttaaagaaatgaaaaaatcaCAAGGGCGAACAAACGTCCACACATAAATCTCTGGGTTTCTTCTGTCCTCTGTATATTTAGAGTTAGAGAATCTAAACgggaaatcaataagtcctgttctcaaactgaaagaacaCGGTCTGGACTCAAGAGGGAAGAAAATCATGGAAATCACAAAAGCTAATTTTGTTCAGATCTACACTTCCCAGTCTCACAGTAGTGGAAACGTACCAACGTGCAACAAGAGGGATTCGTTTCAATAGTTCAAGTAGTTTCGATGAAGGAGCCTTTGGGTGAGTTTGCTACTTTAAGGCCTCGGAGACGTGAAgacaacaggaagtggttctCGTTCAAATGCTCAACATCTGGTTTCAGTGTTTCCCTCAAACGTTTACACGTCAGAACATGTTAAATGTCTTAAGATGGGAAAACTTAAACCAGCTTCTGCTACTCGTCATCAGTCCACTCATATTCACACCGTTCTTTACTCCCATTGCATGCTGGGTGCTgccgctacacacacacacacacacacacacacacacacaaacactgctgatGCATAAAAAGTGACTTGTAGCAACatcggagctgcacctccgaaGCCTCAGTGGTGACGAGTGTTAGTATCTGTTTCCTATTTGTCTATTTTCTcatgaagaagcagcagaacgACAGAGACTGAAAACAAGGAGAACGAGCTAAAGGCTAAAAGCAAAGCGCCCCCTCCTGGCTCAGCAGAGCGATGACACGAGACTGGGGAGACTCTTGCAGCACCGGGACACTTTCACTTGGCCACCTTGTAGGTGCTCAGGTCCAGGGGCTCCTTGCTGGGGATGCACCAGTCGTCCGCCTCCTGGCTCACCTTGTAGTTCTTCAGAGCGGTTTTGTTGTAGACAGGCAGCCTCTCGATGGAGTCAGTGGACAGAGCCTGGAGCGAGAAGAAcatctggtttgtttgtgtcagattacacaaacacaactgaagGAAAGAACTACTGAATCTATTCCCATTAGATTTTAAGAAAGCTGGGAACTGACACGATGAAGAACACATTgaattttggagcagatctggaTAAATGTGCAGATCCTGGATCCACAAGGGAAATTTGTGTTTGATGAGATTATTTTGACAATAACTAGGATATATATGTGAACTAAGACATTTCCCcttgtgcctcctgcatgtgttttgttaggcCACATATTtctccctgtttatttattttgtcatgtgcttgttgtgtttatgttgtcaggTCATGTGCTTTCTGTCATTGtccggagactccgccctctgctgcttcccggcctttttctccctcacctgttccctatcatcaccctgaTTGTTTGCCTgatttgttcacctgtgtcttgtcTTTATTCCACCTTCTATATAAATCCAGTCTTTCTGTAGTCCCCTGTCGGATTGTCATCGTCAGGATTCTGCATTTTTATAGCTCTGTTTGCCTGGTATGGTATTGGACTACATTTTGAAATACATAAATCGAAGTGTTTTCTGCACCTTGGTCTGCGATCCAGTCCTTACTGTGAGAAAGCCTAACAATATAGGAATATATAGATAATGAACTGGTCAATATTTAACATTTCAGGCCCATTTCTTCTCCCTGCTCTGTGCTGCAGACTCTCAATCTCCTGGCGTCCGGTCTCAGCTTCATGCACCATCCCCATCGCTCACCTTCAGGTAGATGACAGCGTCGGTGCCGTGGCCCTCCATGGAGTAGAGCTGCAGGTCGCCCTGGAAGTACTTGGCGTAGAGTCGAGAGATGGGCAGGCCGTAGCCGAAGCCAGCCTGCAACAGAGCGGGCGGAGCGAGGGTTTAGGAGGGTGTTCATCTGTGTTTCAGTGAATCCAAGAGTACGAACGAGTTAATGAATTCAACCCTGGATGGTTTCTTGGGTCTGTACTCACCAGAGGAGGCCGCGTGTACTCTCCTATCTGTGGAGCGGGAGCGGTGGAGTACATGTAGCTGAAGAGGTTCTCCATCCTACGAAACGGGACGCCGCCCCCCTTGTCGCTCACctacacacagggacacaagtagagacagagacagggagacaagtagagacagagacagggacacaGGTGAGGGTGATGTCGGCAGACGAGTGTCACAAACATCtggatttctgtttgtttacttcGCCTCTCGTCGTAGTGAAGGAGCGAGAGGAGCGGAGAGGAACGTTTTATCTTATGGACGTTTACGACCTGCAGCTGACACAGAGCGACATATCCTCAGGATCATGAGATTTTAGGTTTCCTGGTTCTGGAActgttttcctttcctttccctgtgcagtgtgtgcttcTGTCTGGGCGTGAACACCTGAGCTCAGTTCATAAGGACCGGTTGGATTACCACGTTCTTGCCAAAATGCCAGAAGGCTCCCCCACACTAGAGCTCTTCACGGGTCAGAATGTCTCCCTGAACCCGGAAAGACCCAGAGATGTGGAAACCCAAACCCGACCCGGAAAAACCTGGAGAGATTCAGTAGCTTTTTGGTGAAAAGTCACTTCCTTCAGTCTGTACTTGTTGTTGTGGCAACACAGGAGCATTATAACTGAGGCTCTGTGAATATGACGGTTCACGGCTCATGCAGCTAATCTCATCAGAGCTCAGTAGATTTGCTCGCCAGGCGGCACGCTGCCTAATCGAGGGTCAAGTCGTTGCATAACAGGTTTAGAGAAAACGATTTGGGAGCCAGTGAGAAAAAGGGCGGTGCCTCGTAAACAAAGACTCAACTGATCTGAGACCTGTGCAGGGAGGTCACTGTAGAATATTAACCCGGGTGAAAGCGTGTTATGGTTACAGTCGTCCCTGGACTCGTTAAACAGatcataaaaacaaagacaccTTTCACGTTCACTCCTGCAGACGGGGTTAAATCTGCTTTTAGTGTGTGGACATTATGggaggaaacagacacagacagcagCTGTAGAGACTCAGACAGAGAACAGGTCCCGGATGTTTGTTCACTTGTTAAATTGAGGCTCTAAACCTAAAGGGTCTCGTTGCTGCTCGGTTCCTTCCAGGGATTTTTGTGATGGTTTTTTTGAAGCTCGCTGAAAAATCCTAATGCACCAAAAATAGCCACAGCGTTACTCATCCACTTCCAGCAGCTGTGTTGTAATGCACAACCCACCTTGATCGACATGTCCTCTCCTcccagagacaccatgacttgaATGGGCGGGAGGTTGTTGCTGCTCTCGTGGGTCTCGATGGTAGCTCTCATAGCATTCTGCAGGAAATTGGACGCGTCACGTGATTAGTCTCATTTTAAAGCAGTGTTAGAAAATGATTCATGATGAATTATTACAATTAGAGTTGTATTTTGTACCTTGAAGAGCTCAAACAGCATGTGATAGAGGTGAGAGGGCACGTACACGATGTTAATCGAGTGGTTCTTCTTCTTATCTGCAGAAACAAAGCAGCGTTTCCTTCATTTCATCCActtcatttaaaatacattatccCTTTTTCCATCCGTGGCAATTATTCTGCTTTGTGAGGACTGAGAGGAACGGGCCTGTGTGTCAATATTGTCTGATGCAGTCAGCCGGGCCCACTAACCCATTACTTCAGCTTCAGTGCTATAATTAGAGGCCCATCAGGTCCATCTGGCTGATTTCCTTACAATCGCTCTGCATGTGCACACAGGGGGCGTCGCTCCTTTATCTAAAAAACCTCACCAGTGGACTTTTGCACCACGGAATACTTtggatttacagtaaaaaagGGAGTTAGTGTTTACTCTTACTGTTCATCTCCTGCAGAATCAGATCGGGGGAGCAGAGATAGTACTGTTCACACAGCATCTTGGCACTGTGGAAGGCGTCTGATGAAAAGCAGCGAGATCAGAAATCAGGATTAGAACATTAAAAGAACATGAAAAGGCAACATATCGTGTTAaatcaatgcaaaaaaaaaaaacgggacTAATCCTTGGTTAATCTTCAATCTAGAGACAACAGCAATTATCACCTCATAATTCACCCAAACTCTTCAGCTCCAAACATAATTCATATTTACCCTGGACGACGTCCTCGACCCGGCAGAGAGGGTCGATGCTGCCGATGGTGTTGGGGTGGACGGGGTTGGTGGTGCCGTCGAAgatgagagctgcagagagaaaagtcTTCACGTTAAAAACAGGACACGGTGAGTCATCTGTAATTAATGGAACATCTAAAGAGCAAGTTTAGAGAGAGTTGCAACAGGACATCAATAATTTGTAAGATGTTCTATCATGTATAATAAACATTCAATGACAACTTGTGATACTTTTCAATATTTGATAGTGACACGTTTCTGCTCACATAGGAAGTACTGAATGTAATATATATACTACAGTTATAACAGATACTACTCTACAttgggaataaaacatattttactcAGCCTGGGAGGAAATAACAAACCTGGCTCTATAGTTAATGAAACATCGATGTTTCCCTTCATGCAACAGTCGCTGTGAAACACGACAACATCACAACAATGACGACACGTCTACGAGCTCACGACTCACTATCatcagacaaatgttcatctgTTCAGCAACCGGATCAAAGAATGTCAGAGATAAACGGAAAtggatgaaaaaacaaacaaatgacatCACGTTGATTGTGATGGTTTGATggtttcagtgtcttgctcaaggacacgtTGACAGAGAGAGGATTGAACCACTGACCTCCAAAGCTCTGTTATCTTATCACTATGACAACCCAGGTGACACATAAACTAACTGACAactggaaggaggaagaagaaagtttATGTCCCTCTAATAATTCTGTAGTGAAGGTTGTACAGATATTTAGTACTTTTGCAGTAGTATTTCCTCACTTGctgtattatttaaatataaatattatagtTCAAAACCCAACTGGTGTCTAAcatcaagaaaataaatggCTAGTGATTTAAAAGATTATTTGGAACCGGGAAACAATATAGTGGATTATGGAACTAGACGGTGAGTGACTCACTGTGCTGGTTGATGAGCATGCGGATGGAGATGCGGCTCATGTAGAATCGGTCAAGGAAGTACTGGATGTTCTGGTTGGTCACTAGGTCCTGGGAGAAGGCCTCTTTGTACTCGATGATGCCCTGGGCCATGGTGGGCACCACGTCGTTGTGTCGGTTCCTGATGGTCACCAAGGCGTCGACAAACCTGGGGAGGATGAACGTGACGCGGTTCAGGTGTCAGGGGAAACTCACTTCTGTCCCAATCGAAGGGAGGGGGTGGAAAAACCTAAGTCTTATACGAGCTCAGAGCTAAAAAACATCCGCTCGAGTTGTTGTGTCTCTTTAAGACATGAAAGCTAATCACAGATCAGCAGGTCGGAATATAAGAGACATGAGAAACTTACTCTCCCAGGACTTTGTGGTCGTCAGGATTCTTGTCGAGGAATTCAAGGATCTCCATTAAGCTCTGGATGTACCTGACGaatcataac
Protein-coding sequences here:
- the pdk2a gene encoding pyruvate dehydrogenase (acetyl-transferring) kinase isozyme 2, mitochondrial codes for the protein MKLVRFIMKNAALASVPQHIERFSKFSPSPLSMKQFLDFGSINACEKTSFVFLRQELPVRLSNIMKEINLLPDKLLTTSSVQTVQSWYIQSLMEILEFLDKNPDDHKVLGEFVDALVTIRNRHNDVVPTMAQGIIEYKEAFSQDLVTNQNIQYFLDRFYMSRISIRMLINQHTLIFDGTTNPVHPNTIGSIDPLCRVEDVVQDAFHSAKMLCEQYYLCSPDLILQEMNNKKKNHSINIVYVPSHLYHMLFELFKNAMRATIETHESSNNLPPIQVMVSLGGEDMSIKVSDKGGGVPFRRMENLFSYMYSTAPAPQIGEYTRPPLAGFGYGLPISRLYAKYFQGDLQLYSMEGHGTDAVIYLKALSTDSIERLPVYNKTALKNYKVSQEADDWCIPSKEPLDLSTYKVAK